A stretch of the uncultured Trichococcus sp. genome encodes the following:
- a CDS encoding sensor histidine kinase has product MFNLFILILERVGLIILLAYLLMNIHYFRDKLAERQRLSTKLELIVVFGVFAVISNYTGVEISHDQIISDQVLMKLSEGASLANTRVLTIGVAGLIGGPLVGTSVGIVSGIIRFFQGGEEAYIYVISSILIGLISGLYGAKTMHKNAYPTIKEGFLIGAITEGVQMLSILVLSRNPQAAWNLVTFIAFPMVLVNSMGTGIFLSIIGSTLRQVEQTKAVQTHDVLQLANRTMPYFRSGMNEASCTEAAKIIRQLMKVSAVSITNTERILAYVGAASDHHIASNEILTELSKEVLRTGEIREVHSHDEIGCNHPGCPLQAALVIPLKAQGKTVGTLKLYFTDATKLTFVERQLAEGLGNIFSSQIELGEIELQSKLLQDAEIKSLQAQVNPHFFFNAINTVSALIRVDSEQARRLLIQLSNFFRANLQGARTNLIPLMKELTQVEAYRSLEQARFPDRYQVDIAVEEGMEDVLLPPFLIQILLENAFKHAFGSRKTDNRVWIDVKSSPDGVFISVRDNGEGIDSERLVQLGNEAVPSLEGTGSALENLNKRLISLFGESAKLHFVSSPTGTTVHCTVPYQERQG; this is encoded by the coding sequence ATGTTTAACTTATTCATTTTGATATTGGAGCGAGTCGGGCTGATTATCCTATTGGCCTATCTGCTGATGAATATCCACTATTTCAGGGATAAATTGGCGGAGCGCCAACGCTTGAGCACCAAATTGGAGCTGATTGTCGTATTCGGCGTATTCGCCGTCATCTCGAACTATACAGGCGTTGAAATCAGTCATGACCAAATCATATCAGACCAGGTGCTGATGAAGCTATCCGAAGGCGCATCCCTGGCGAACACAAGGGTGCTCACGATCGGCGTTGCCGGCTTGATCGGCGGGCCGTTGGTCGGTACATCCGTCGGCATTGTCTCGGGCATTATCCGTTTCTTCCAAGGCGGGGAAGAGGCCTATATTTATGTGATTTCTTCCATCCTGATCGGGCTCATATCCGGTCTGTACGGCGCCAAAACGATGCACAAGAATGCCTATCCGACGATAAAGGAAGGTTTCTTGATCGGGGCCATAACGGAAGGTGTCCAGATGCTCAGCATCCTGGTGTTGAGCCGGAATCCTCAGGCGGCTTGGAATCTGGTGACGTTCATCGCGTTTCCGATGGTCCTCGTCAACAGCATGGGGACCGGCATTTTTCTTTCCATTATCGGCTCCACGCTGCGCCAAGTTGAACAGACCAAAGCGGTGCAGACGCATGATGTACTCCAATTGGCGAACCGAACGATGCCTTATTTCCGTTCCGGTATGAACGAGGCCTCGTGCACAGAAGCGGCAAAAATCATCCGACAGTTGATGAAAGTGTCCGCCGTCAGCATCACGAACACCGAACGGATTTTGGCCTATGTCGGTGCGGCCAGCGATCACCACATCGCCTCCAACGAAATCTTGACGGAATTGTCCAAAGAAGTGCTGCGGACTGGGGAAATCAGGGAAGTGCATTCCCACGATGAAATCGGCTGCAACCACCCGGGCTGCCCTTTGCAAGCGGCGCTCGTCATCCCGTTGAAGGCGCAAGGGAAAACAGTAGGGACCCTGAAACTGTACTTTACGGATGCCACGAAATTGACATTTGTCGAAAGGCAATTGGCGGAGGGGCTCGGCAATATCTTCTCCAGCCAGATCGAATTGGGCGAAATCGAACTCCAAAGCAAGCTGCTGCAGGATGCCGAAATCAAGTCCTTGCAGGCGCAAGTGAATCCGCATTTCTTCTTCAATGCCATCAATACCGTTTCGGCCTTGATCCGGGTCGACAGCGAACAGGCAAGGAGGCTGCTGATCCAACTCAGCAATTTTTTCCGGGCCAATCTCCAGGGCGCCCGCACCAACTTGATTCCGTTGATGAAGGAACTCACGCAAGTGGAAGCCTACCGTTCGCTCGAGCAGGCCCGTTTCCCTGACCGCTACCAAGTCGACATTGCCGTCGAGGAAGGCATGGAAGACGTACTGTTGCCGCCCTTCCTGATCCAGATTCTGCTGGAGAATGCGTTCAAGCATGCTTTCGGCAGCCGGAAAACCGACAATCGGGTATGGATCGACGTGAAAAGCAGTCCCGATGGCGTGTTCATTTCCGTCCGGGACAATGGGGAAGGCATCGATTCCGAGCGTCTGGTGCAATTGGGCAACGAGGCAGTGCCGTCGCTGGAAGGCACAGGCTCGGCATTGGAGAACTTGAATAAACGACTGATCAGCCTGTTCGGAGAATCAGCCAAACTGCATTTTGTATCTTCACCAACAGGGACGACCGTGCATTGCACGGTACCCTATCAAGAAAGGCAGGGATGA
- a CDS encoding BglG family transcription antiterminator encodes MNERQLNLLRSLLAHLNQFRTIGELAEEQDCSVRTIRNDLDKIEQLLEGRLQAGKLERRPGIGVSLRAEKQDLKKLMEMVHANDEENSYKEDTERRLLILYYLLMSDAPLTLTSLAQRYYVNKAVIKEDLEWLDKEIAPYGLTLTTRQNYGTVIEGREKDKRGMLAKTAKSVKALSTKEKALLQFFDSSEIKIVQDALKALQATHEINISPETQESLVIHILFTIKRIYLNQPIELSKKEFHAIEGTDSFSWSETVSRWIEKRLNLIFPANEKAYLALHFHGSRIEQQLKAEQADPKEKDGPGWVDELVRKLLEEVSDFENLPFREDQALLANLQIHLRTTANRIEGGLAVANPLLREIKREYPHLFYFILTVVEEFNERIGISIPEEEVGYLTVHFQAALERVHMQLPKKLIVGIVCHFGIGVSAFLQAKIERHFPEIEETVILSAAELQAYLQTQRLDLVVTTESLPDSGVATLIISPLLNEEEVRQIARFIRKQPAKTAGENKQWDILRYTQPFLVHLGQAFPNAEATLNFMVQQIISKGYVEQEYLGTVLGRESHASTGIGMGIALPHGDPRYIRKSSISCLTFRQPIKWGNEPVSLVFLLAVKKEELKNSDMKQFFVFMNQLMENPLLYEKLLKEQDRLKFLSYFKMEEQ; translated from the coding sequence ATGAATGAGCGGCAATTGAACTTATTGCGGAGTCTGCTGGCCCACTTGAATCAATTCCGGACAATCGGAGAATTGGCGGAGGAACAGGATTGTTCGGTCCGGACTATCCGGAATGATCTGGATAAAATCGAGCAGCTGCTGGAGGGGAGACTCCAAGCAGGTAAACTGGAGCGCAGGCCGGGAATCGGCGTCAGCCTCAGAGCCGAAAAACAGGACCTCAAAAAGTTGATGGAGATGGTCCACGCTAATGATGAAGAAAATTCTTACAAAGAGGATACAGAGCGCCGTCTGCTTATCCTTTATTACTTGTTGATGTCCGATGCACCCCTTACCCTCACTTCGTTGGCGCAGAGATACTATGTCAATAAAGCAGTCATCAAAGAGGATCTGGAATGGCTGGACAAAGAAATTGCGCCTTATGGTCTGACACTCACGACAAGGCAGAATTACGGCACGGTCATTGAAGGAAGGGAAAAAGATAAAAGGGGCATGCTGGCGAAGACAGCGAAAAGCGTAAAAGCTCTCTCGACAAAAGAAAAAGCTTTGCTCCAGTTTTTCGATTCCAGTGAAATCAAGATCGTCCAAGATGCTTTAAAAGCTCTGCAGGCAACACATGAAATCAACATCAGTCCGGAAACGCAGGAAAGTCTGGTCATCCATATCCTCTTCACGATCAAACGGATCTATTTGAATCAACCCATCGAACTTTCGAAGAAGGAGTTTCATGCGATCGAAGGGACCGATTCTTTCAGCTGGAGCGAAACCGTTTCACGTTGGATAGAAAAGCGTCTGAACCTCATCTTTCCGGCTAATGAAAAGGCGTATCTTGCGCTCCATTTCCATGGATCCAGGATAGAGCAACAGCTTAAGGCCGAGCAGGCCGATCCAAAAGAAAAAGATGGACCTGGATGGGTGGATGAATTGGTCCGTAAACTATTGGAGGAAGTCAGTGATTTTGAAAATCTTCCGTTCAGGGAGGACCAAGCCTTGCTGGCCAATCTGCAGATCCATCTTCGGACGACTGCCAACCGGATTGAAGGGGGTTTGGCTGTAGCAAATCCTTTGCTGAGGGAAATAAAAAGGGAATATCCTCATCTGTTTTATTTCATTCTGACGGTGGTCGAAGAATTCAATGAAAGAATCGGGATTTCCATTCCGGAAGAAGAGGTCGGTTATTTGACGGTCCATTTTCAGGCAGCTCTGGAGCGGGTGCATATGCAGCTGCCCAAGAAACTCATTGTCGGGATCGTCTGCCATTTCGGCATCGGCGTGTCTGCTTTTTTGCAAGCAAAAATTGAAAGGCATTTTCCCGAAATCGAAGAAACCGTCATCCTTTCGGCTGCCGAATTGCAGGCGTATCTGCAAACGCAGCGGCTTGATCTGGTGGTGACGACAGAATCACTGCCGGACAGCGGCGTCGCTACGTTGATCATCTCACCCTTGCTGAATGAAGAAGAAGTTCGCCAAATTGCTCGTTTCATCAGGAAGCAACCGGCAAAAACGGCAGGAGAAAATAAGCAATGGGATATCCTGCGCTATACCCAGCCGTTTCTGGTGCATTTGGGCCAGGCTTTTCCGAATGCGGAAGCCACTTTGAACTTCATGGTGCAGCAAATAATCAGCAAGGGTTATGTCGAGCAAGAATACTTAGGGACGGTTTTGGGTCGGGAAAGCCATGCTTCGACCGGCATCGGCATGGGGATTGCCTTGCCGCATGGGGATCCCCGCTACATCCGGAAATCCAGCATCAGCTGTCTGACCTTCAGGCAGCCGATCAAGTGGGGAAACGAGCCTGTTTCGCTGGTCTTTTTGTTGGCGGTGAAAAAAGAGGAACTGAAAAATTCAGACATGAAGCAATTTTTCGTGTTCATGAACCAGTTGATGGAGAACCCGCTTTTGTATGAAAAACTGCTGAAGGAGCAGGATCGCTTGAAATTTTTAAGCTATTTCAAAATGGAAGAACAGTGA
- a CDS encoding plasmid pRiA4b ORF-3 family protein: MMFELRITLLDVGIPVWRDIQLDDDTTFSDLHFILQSAFNWSDLHPHTFKFATPHKETLGEADRLRDHIQGKDDKIIYTYNMEENWEHEIVLQKAFEAKDDVLYPRCVRAENLAPEEDHTRLDITDGTLDLAYTDSGEIMTAINEELAFLNVSSFGEALPGLDEDEWVALDDDEDEWEDDGGHI; the protein is encoded by the coding sequence ATGATGTTCGAACTCAGGATTACGCTTTTGGATGTCGGCATACCGGTTTGGCGGGATATACAATTGGATGACGACACTACTTTCTCCGATCTGCATTTCATTCTCCAAAGTGCCTTCAATTGGTCCGATCTCCATCCGCATACTTTCAAGTTTGCCACACCCCATAAAGAAACGTTGGGTGAGGCCGATCGCTTGCGGGACCACATCCAAGGAAAAGACGACAAAATCATTTACACATATAATATGGAAGAAAACTGGGAGCATGAAATCGTTCTGCAAAAAGCGTTTGAAGCGAAAGATGACGTGCTCTATCCCCGTTGTGTGCGCGCCGAGAATCTGGCGCCTGAGGAAGACCATACCCGCCTGGACATCACGGACGGCACACTCGATCTTGCGTATACAGACTCCGGGGAAATCATGACTGCCATCAATGAGGAATTGGCCTTTCTGAACGTCAGCAGTTTCGGCGAAGCATTGCCTGGTCTTGATGAGGACGAGTGGGTAGCTCTGGACGATGACGAAGATGAGTGGGAAGATGACGGCGGTCATATTTGA
- the manA gene encoding mannose-6-phosphate isomerase, class I, producing MKEPLFMKPKLQEKIWGGAKLRDIYGYVLPSEHTGECWAISAHPDGTGTVANGVYAGVPLDVLYAKHPELFGNPSSKVFPLMAKIIDAKEELSVQVHPDDDYGLKHAGEQGKTECWYIIDADEGAEIIYGHNATTKEQFKKMIDEGNWQDLLRSVKVKAGDFYYVPSGTIHAIGAGILTLETQQSSNTTYRVYDYDRLDDSGCKRDLHIQQSLEVSMIPHRDFVNHFEVKSTDGNTLTTFIKSDYFTVHKWAIQSHMAFKKAAPYTLVSVIEGAGELTVADNVYALKKGDHFILPAPVEAWGLSGEMELIASTPGPKNS from the coding sequence ATGAAGGAACCATTATTCATGAAACCGAAATTGCAGGAGAAAATTTGGGGAGGTGCGAAACTGAGGGATATCTATGGTTACGTGCTTCCTTCCGAACATACCGGGGAATGCTGGGCAATCAGCGCACATCCGGACGGAACCGGCACTGTTGCGAACGGTGTTTACGCCGGCGTGCCGTTGGATGTCCTTTACGCGAAGCATCCAGAATTGTTCGGGAATCCTTCCTCGAAAGTATTTCCGTTGATGGCCAAAATCATCGATGCCAAGGAAGAGTTGTCCGTCCAGGTGCATCCTGATGATGACTATGGCTTGAAGCATGCAGGCGAGCAGGGCAAAACGGAATGCTGGTACATCATCGATGCGGATGAAGGCGCCGAAATCATCTACGGCCACAACGCCACGACAAAAGAGCAGTTCAAAAAAATGATCGATGAGGGCAATTGGCAAGATTTGCTGCGCAGTGTGAAGGTGAAGGCGGGCGACTTCTATTATGTGCCGAGCGGAACGATCCATGCGATCGGCGCGGGCATCCTGACGCTGGAAACACAGCAAAGCAGCAACACGACCTATCGCGTCTATGACTACGACCGATTGGATGACTCCGGCTGCAAACGGGATCTGCATATCCAGCAATCCCTTGAAGTGTCCATGATTCCTCACCGGGATTTCGTCAATCATTTCGAAGTCAAGTCGACGGACGGCAACACGCTGACGACCTTCATCAAGAGCGATTATTTCACCGTGCACAAGTGGGCTATCCAATCGCACATGGCTTTCAAAAAGGCAGCACCTTATACGCTTGTCAGCGTTATCGAAGGGGCGGGGGAACTCACTGTTGCCGATAACGTGTACGCTTTGAAGAAGGGGGATCATTTCATTCTTCCTGCTCCGGTCGAGGCGTGGGGATTGTCTGGCGAAATGGAACTGATTGCGTCGACACCAGGACCGAAAAATAGTTAA
- a CDS encoding OFA family MFS transporter: protein MKKEINRWAVLVSSMGILMCTGAVYAFSVLAGPLSAARGWTMAEVMVAFAINAALGPIPMILGGFLTDKGWSKWSTMAGAVLFGIGFALAGTATTLTELYVYYGLMAGFGQGFAYSGCLSNTIRFFPDKKGLASGLITAGMGGAAIIAAPIANQLIQSIGAADTFVRMGIAYAIISFTCSLFIKVAPKDYMPKNMNAAATAAANKPVVNKNWKEMLQDPKFYMIILMFAMGAFSGLMIASNASPIGQSMFGLSAAAAAVYVSVYSLSNTMGRVVWGAVSDKLGQPTTISIMYSVIILTFLILIFVKSMFGFTVGIVGLGLCFGGVMGVFPSLVMDNFGPKFQGVNYGIVFIGYSTAAFVAPKVTAGIAAANNGDFTKAFYVAIVVAAAGLILDLVYKKKTATKSITETVQ, encoded by the coding sequence ATGAAAAAGGAAATTAATCGTTGGGCTGTCTTGGTCAGCTCGATGGGTATCTTGATGTGTACGGGTGCAGTTTATGCTTTCAGCGTATTGGCAGGGCCGTTGTCTGCCGCAAGAGGTTGGACAATGGCTGAGGTCATGGTGGCCTTTGCGATCAACGCGGCTTTAGGGCCGATTCCGATGATCTTGGGCGGTTTCTTGACCGACAAAGGTTGGTCGAAATGGAGCACGATGGCCGGAGCGGTATTGTTCGGTATCGGTTTTGCTTTGGCTGGTACAGCTACGACTTTGACGGAATTGTACGTGTATTATGGTTTGATGGCCGGTTTCGGACAAGGCTTCGCTTACTCAGGCTGCCTAAGCAACACGATCCGTTTCTTCCCGGATAAAAAAGGTTTGGCTTCCGGACTGATTACAGCGGGTATGGGCGGAGCAGCCATCATCGCAGCTCCGATCGCGAACCAATTGATCCAAAGTATCGGCGCTGCCGACACTTTCGTGCGGATGGGTATCGCTTATGCCATCATCAGCTTCACTTGCAGTCTCTTCATCAAGGTTGCGCCTAAAGACTATATGCCAAAAAATATGAACGCAGCGGCTACTGCAGCAGCGAACAAACCGGTCGTAAACAAGAACTGGAAAGAAATGCTGCAAGATCCAAAATTCTATATGATCATCCTGATGTTCGCCATGGGGGCTTTCTCGGGCTTGATGATCGCTTCAAACGCTTCACCGATCGGACAATCGATGTTCGGCCTGTCAGCAGCAGCGGCAGCCGTTTATGTCAGTGTCTACTCTTTAAGCAATACGATGGGCCGTGTTGTCTGGGGTGCTGTTTCGGACAAATTGGGTCAACCAACGACTATCAGCATCATGTACAGTGTCATCATTCTTACTTTCTTGATCCTTATTTTCGTCAAATCGATGTTCGGCTTTACAGTAGGGATCGTCGGTTTGGGCTTATGCTTCGGCGGAGTGATGGGCGTGTTCCCATCGTTGGTCATGGATAACTTCGGACCGAAATTCCAAGGCGTCAACTACGGTATCGTGTTCATCGGTTACTCGACAGCTGCTTTCGTTGCACCTAAAGTAACTGCAGGTATCGCTGCTGCGAACAACGGTGACTTCACCAAAGCTTTCTATGTCGCTATCGTGGTTGCGGCTGCAGGATTGATCCTGGATCTTGTCTACAAGAAGAAAACAGCAACCAAATCGATCACAGAAACTGTTCAATAA
- a CDS encoding thioredoxin family protein: MFYPNNFQQATSIEELRHFIADNKLAFVYISRTNCGVCHVVQPQVQEMLEEFPTIKAIQANADDIPEVAGEFTVFTVPALLLFVEGKEMIREARFVVMDELHRQFQRIADNF; the protein is encoded by the coding sequence GTGTTTTATCCAAATAATTTTCAACAAGCAACATCAATAGAAGAACTCCGGCACTTCATCGCTGATAACAAATTAGCGTTTGTTTATATTTCCCGGACGAACTGCGGCGTCTGTCATGTGGTCCAACCGCAAGTCCAGGAGATGCTGGAAGAATTCCCGACTATCAAAGCGATCCAAGCGAACGCCGATGATATCCCAGAAGTAGCGGGCGAATTCACCGTCTTCACCGTTCCGGCATTGTTGCTGTTCGTCGAAGGCAAGGAGATGATCCGCGAAGCCCGCTTTGTGGTGATGGACGAACTGCATCGTCAATTCCAACGGATTGCGGATAATTTTTGA
- a CDS encoding PTS fructose transporter subunit IIABC, producing the protein MSTGKKKIIALTACPVGIAHTYMAAENIQKAGRKMGVDIKVETHGSIGIENALTDAEIREADGVIIAADTVLDKSRFQGKPMVTVGVQEGIRNPEKLIQQIIDGKASVYGSASAVQTASESGSEKKKNPIYQSLMNGVSYMVPFVVVGGLLIAIALTLGGEPTAAGIVIPEDSIWSTVVALGGAAMGLIIPILSGYIAYSIADRPGLVPGMIGGLVAANGSFYGSEANAGFIGGIITGFLAGYVALALKKVKVPKAMQAVMPIIFIPIIATLVVGLLFIFVIGQPVASFFEMLTNWLAGMQGSSEVVLALIMGAMIAVDMGGPFNKVAFLFGSGMIAQGNYEIMGPIAVAICIPPIGLGVASLLLKDKFTQAEKETGKASFTMGLFGITEGAIPFATQDPLRVIPSIVVGSMAGSVVAALGNVGDRVAHGGPIVAILGAVDNVLMFFVAVAVGVAVTVMMLKILKKDVTVGEPIAVAVAPAATKISEVAPVVAKKAADSKPVSQLTDILTKDLIILDLESDSKDSAMDELVDALATHGTVTSRSEFKKAILEREAESTTGIGMNIAIPHGKSTAVSEPCVVFGRKKVGVDWDSLDGSPAKLIFMIAVPAENQNDAHLKILQMLSRRLMDDDFRKNLLSVDTTEQAYALLRTVA; encoded by the coding sequence ATGAGCACTGGGAAAAAGAAAATCATCGCTTTGACGGCTTGCCCTGTCGGCATCGCCCATACCTACATGGCAGCGGAGAACATCCAAAAGGCCGGGAGAAAAATGGGAGTGGACATCAAAGTCGAGACACACGGGTCGATCGGCATTGAAAATGCGTTGACTGATGCGGAAATCAGGGAAGCGGATGGCGTCATCATCGCTGCGGACACCGTGTTGGACAAATCGCGTTTCCAAGGCAAACCGATGGTGACGGTTGGCGTGCAGGAAGGTATCCGTAATCCGGAGAAATTGATCCAACAGATCATCGATGGCAAGGCGTCTGTTTATGGCAGTGCCTCAGCTGTTCAAACTGCTTCCGAAAGCGGATCCGAGAAAAAGAAAAATCCGATCTATCAGAGTTTGATGAACGGCGTTTCCTATATGGTTCCTTTCGTTGTTGTCGGAGGCTTGCTGATTGCGATTGCCTTGACGTTGGGCGGTGAGCCAACCGCTGCAGGAATTGTCATTCCGGAAGATTCCATTTGGTCGACCGTGGTCGCTCTGGGTGGTGCAGCGATGGGCCTGATCATCCCGATCCTTTCCGGATACATTGCTTATAGCATTGCCGACAGACCGGGTCTTGTTCCTGGTATGATCGGCGGCTTGGTTGCAGCCAACGGAAGTTTCTATGGAAGCGAAGCGAATGCTGGTTTCATCGGCGGGATCATCACCGGTTTCTTGGCGGGGTATGTAGCGCTTGCGCTGAAGAAAGTGAAGGTTCCGAAGGCGATGCAGGCGGTCATGCCGATCATCTTCATTCCGATTATTGCCACGCTGGTAGTGGGATTATTGTTCATCTTCGTTATCGGACAGCCGGTAGCATCCTTCTTTGAGATGTTGACAAACTGGCTGGCAGGGATGCAAGGTTCCAGTGAAGTTGTCCTGGCGTTGATCATGGGCGCGATGATCGCTGTCGATATGGGTGGCCCATTCAATAAAGTAGCCTTCCTCTTCGGTTCGGGAATGATTGCGCAAGGCAATTATGAAATTATGGGACCGATCGCAGTCGCTATCTGCATTCCTCCTATCGGTTTGGGGGTCGCATCGCTCCTTCTGAAAGACAAGTTTACGCAGGCGGAAAAAGAAACAGGCAAGGCCAGCTTCACGATGGGGCTGTTCGGAATCACGGAAGGGGCTATCCCTTTTGCAACGCAAGATCCCTTGCGCGTCATTCCGAGTATCGTGGTCGGTTCGATGGCCGGTTCGGTTGTTGCGGCATTAGGCAATGTAGGCGATCGCGTAGCGCATGGTGGACCGATCGTAGCTATATTGGGCGCTGTCGATAACGTGCTTATGTTCTTCGTTGCGGTTGCGGTGGGTGTTGCCGTAACGGTCATGATGCTGAAAATCCTGAAAAAAGATGTGACAGTTGGCGAACCGATTGCAGTAGCTGTTGCGCCAGCCGCGACAAAAATTTCTGAGGTGGCTCCAGTTGTGGCTAAGAAAGCAGCGGACAGCAAGCCGGTTTCGCAACTGACGGACATTTTGACAAAAGATTTGATCATTTTGGACTTGGAGAGCGACTCAAAAGACAGTGCGATGGATGAATTGGTTGATGCACTGGCAACACACGGCACGGTAACGTCACGCAGCGAGTTCAAGAAAGCCATCCTGGAACGGGAAGCAGAAAGCACGACCGGCATCGGCATGAACATCGCAATCCCTCATGGCAAGTCAACAGCGGTCTCAGAACCTTGTGTCGTATTCGGCAGAAAAAAAGTAGGCGTGGACTGGGACAGCCTGGACGGCAGCCCCGCAAAGCTGATCTTCATGATTGCGGTGCCTGCTGAAAATCAAAACGATGCGCACCTGAAAATTCTGCAAATGTTATCGAGAAGATTGATGGATGATGATTTCAGAAAAAATCTTTTATCAGTCGACACAACGGAGCAAGCGTATGCGTTGCTGAGGACAGTTGCTTAA
- a CDS encoding LytTR family transcriptional regulator DNA-binding domain-containing protein, with protein MRVLIVDDEPLARDELAYLLGKCEGVSAIAQADSIEEALGTMLEEPVDLIFLDIHLTNESGLSLAGKINKLKKPPLIIFATAYDDYAVKAFELNATDYVLKPFELERIQQAVKKAYGQYQKGQNKASEPPKRNDAGFQVLPIQMDERIYMLQVPEIIAIGVENGETTIYTKNMTYIIHEPLSALEKKIGGHPFLRVHRAFLINLKEIKEIQPWFNHTFQLTMSHGLKVPVSRSYMKDFKEKVGI; from the coding sequence ATGCGGGTATTGATTGTGGATGATGAACCCTTGGCAAGGGATGAACTGGCGTACTTGCTGGGAAAATGCGAGGGCGTGAGCGCCATCGCCCAAGCGGATTCGATCGAAGAAGCGCTCGGGACGATGCTGGAGGAGCCGGTGGACCTGATTTTCTTGGATATTCACCTGACGAATGAGAGCGGCCTTTCGCTGGCTGGCAAAATCAACAAACTGAAGAAACCGCCGCTGATCATTTTTGCCACGGCCTATGACGACTATGCTGTCAAAGCGTTCGAACTGAACGCGACCGATTACGTCCTGAAGCCATTTGAGCTGGAGCGGATCCAGCAAGCGGTCAAAAAAGCCTATGGGCAGTACCAAAAGGGGCAGAACAAAGCATCGGAACCACCGAAACGGAACGATGCAGGATTTCAGGTCTTGCCCATCCAGATGGATGAACGGATCTATATGCTGCAGGTCCCGGAAATCATCGCCATCGGAGTCGAGAACGGCGAAACGACCATCTATACAAAAAATATGACCTACATCATTCACGAGCCGCTCAGTGCGCTCGAGAAAAAAATCGGCGGACACCCGTTTTTGAGGGTTCATCGCGCCTTTCTCATCAATCTGAAGGAAATAAAGGAAATCCAACCATGGTTCAACCATACATTCCAACTGACGATGAGCCACGGCTTGAAAGTACCCGTCAGCCGTTCTTATATGAAGGACTTCAAAGAAAAAGTAGGCATCTGA